The Megalobrama amblycephala isolate DHTTF-2021 linkage group LG7, ASM1881202v1, whole genome shotgun sequence genome window below encodes:
- the arl6 gene encoding ADP-ribosylation factor-like protein 6, producing the protein MGLFDKLAGWLGLKKKEVNVLCLGLDNSGKTTIINQLKPSNAQAQDIVPTIGFSIEKFRTSSLSFTVFDMSGQGRYRNLWEHYYKEGQAIIFVIDSGDKLRMVVAKEELDTLLNHPDIKHRRIPILFFANKMDLRDALSAVKVSQLLCLENIKDKPWHICASDAVKGEGLQEGVDWLQDQIRAMKT; encoded by the exons ATGGGGCTTTTTGACAAGCTTGCAGGTTGGCTGGGTCTGAAGAAGAAGGAAGTGAACGTGCTGTGTTTAGGTCTGGACAACAGTGGAAAAACTACCATCATCAACCAGCTAAAGCCATCCAAT GCTCAGGCTCAAGACATTGTCCCAACCATAGGCTTCAGCATAGAAAAGTTTAGGACCTCAAg TCTTTCTTTCACAGTGTTTGACATGTCAGGGCAGGGAAGATACAGAAATCTGTGGGAACACTATTACAA GGAGGGTCAGGCCATCATTTTTGTGATTGACAGTGGAGATAAACTAAGAATGGTGGTGGCAAAAGAGGAATTGGATACCCTTTTGAATCACCCTG ATATTAAGCACAGAAGAATACCTATACTGTTTTTCGCCAACAAGATGGACCTCAGGGATGCTTTGTCAGCAGTAAAGGTCTCTCAGCTCTTGTGTCTGGAAAACATTAAAGACAAGCCATGGCATATCTG TGCTAGCGATGCAGTGAAAGGAGAAGGTCTTCAGGAGGGTGTAGACTGGCTGCAAG ATCAAATCAGAGCGATGAAAACGTAA